Proteins encoded together in one Campylobacter concisus window:
- the hypA gene encoding hydrogenase maturation nickel metallochaperone HypA, which produces MHELSIVQNLVSLCEKNAAKENAKEISKIEIKVGRLSGVEPHYLESAFDVYKAGTICENAELVINLQGIVVECLDCGFGGELSENDFTCPKCKSQNLKVTDGEDMYLMRLEMK; this is translated from the coding sequence ATGCACGAGCTTAGTATCGTTCAAAATTTAGTTAGCCTTTGCGAGAAAAATGCTGCCAAAGAAAACGCAAAAGAGATAAGCAAGATCGAGATAAAGGTTGGTCGCTTAAGCGGAGTGGAGCCACACTATCTAGAGAGTGCCTTTGATGTTTATAAGGCTGGCACGATCTGCGAAAACGCTGAGCTTGTCATAAATTTACAAGGCATTGTCGTAGAGTGTTTGGACTGTGGATTTGGCGGGGAGCTTAGCGAAAATGACTTTACTTGTCCAAAGTGTAAAAGCCAAAATTTAAAGGTGACTGACGGCGAGGATATGTATCTTATGCGCCTTGAGATGAAGTAA
- the hypE gene encoding hydrogenase expression/formation protein HypE, which translates to MKKIMLSHGGGGEEMNSLINETIFKIFDNEILRQSNDSAILNLNGKIAFSSDSFVVTPIFFNGGDIGKIAACGTINDLAMVGASAKYLSCSLIIEEGLSIEELEKVLGSLAKTCKDSGVSVVCGDTKVVPKGKCDKIFINTAGIGEIVCEGVELKNLKAGAKILISGDVGRHGGVVLAAREEFELGLDLKSDCKSLKEVVLKLLSSGIKPQTMRDATRGGLSAVLNEWAKFSKFDILVFEENIKVADEVMGVCELFGFEPYELANEGTFVMAVDESQAEEALKILREFDKNAMIIGEVMEAKNERVIIENAYKSRRFLEPPKGELLPRIC; encoded by the coding sequence ATGAAAAAGATAATGCTAAGCCACGGCGGCGGCGGCGAGGAGATGAACTCGCTTATAAACGAGACGATATTTAAAATTTTTGATAATGAAATTTTAAGACAGAGCAACGACTCAGCGATACTAAATTTAAACGGCAAGATCGCATTTAGCTCCGATAGCTTTGTGGTAACTCCCATTTTTTTTAATGGCGGCGACATCGGCAAGATCGCGGCTTGTGGCACGATAAACGACCTTGCGATGGTTGGAGCAAGCGCAAAATACCTAAGCTGCTCGCTCATCATCGAAGAGGGGCTTAGCATAGAGGAGCTTGAAAAGGTGCTTGGCTCGCTTGCAAAAACTTGCAAAGATAGCGGAGTGAGCGTGGTTTGCGGCGATACGAAGGTCGTGCCAAAGGGCAAATGCGATAAAATTTTTATAAACACAGCAGGCATCGGCGAGATAGTTTGCGAAGGCGTGGAGCTTAAAAATTTAAAAGCAGGAGCAAAAATCTTAATCTCTGGAGATGTTGGCAGACACGGCGGCGTGGTGCTAGCTGCAAGAGAGGAATTTGAGCTTGGGCTTGATCTAAAAAGTGACTGCAAGAGCCTAAAAGAGGTTGTTTTAAAGCTGCTTAGCTCTGGCATAAAGCCACAAACTATGCGTGATGCGACAAGGGGTGGACTAAGTGCGGTGCTAAACGAGTGGGCTAAATTTAGCAAATTTGACATCTTAGTTTTTGAAGAAAATATCAAGGTCGCAGACGAAGTGATGGGCGTTTGTGAGCTGTTTGGATTTGAACCTTATGAGCTTGCAAATGAGGGCACTTTTGTAATGGCTGTTGATGAGAGCCAGGCTGAAGAGGCACTTAAAATTTTAAGAGAATTTGATAAAAACGCGATGATAATAGGCGAGGTAATGGAGGCAAAAAACGAGCGTGTCATCATCGAAAACGCCTATAAATCAAGAAGATTTCTCGAGCCGCCAAAGGGCGAGCTGCTACCAAGGATCTGCTAA
- the hypD gene encoding hydrogenase formation protein HypD, whose amino-acid sequence MDLINDFRDKNLILALSKLIQKESVKPLNIMEICGGHTHSIMKFALPSLVGEHINFVHGPGCPVCVMPKSRIDEACKLASMDNVIFCTLADMLRVPGSKTSLQKLRGEGHDIRALYTPLDALNIAKQNPDKKVIFFAIGFETTTPMSANLVEKVVQEGIKNLYFHINHVTVPAPVRAIMSDENVRIDAFLGPSHVSVITGSKIYKELASEFKRPIAISGFEPLDIMASVLNLVRQQNAGTYEVYNEYARAVKEEGNVKAKELIAKYFEPCDFVWRGLGEIAQSGMKLKDEFAYLDARVQFDCSVESAGESKACICGQILRGLAKPTDCKVFGKVCNPQNPIGSCMVSSEGACAAYFKYARVG is encoded by the coding sequence ATGGATCTTATCAATGACTTTCGCGATAAAAATTTAATCCTAGCCCTTTCAAAACTGATACAAAAAGAGAGCGTAAAACCGCTAAATATCATGGAAATTTGCGGCGGCCATACGCATAGCATTATGAAATTTGCACTGCCAAGCTTGGTTGGAGAGCATATAAATTTCGTCCATGGCCCAGGCTGTCCAGTCTGCGTGATGCCAAAGAGCCGCATAGACGAGGCCTGTAAGCTAGCCAGCATGGATAACGTTATCTTTTGCACGCTAGCTGACATGCTAAGAGTGCCTGGCTCAAAGACAAGCTTGCAAAAGCTTCGCGGCGAAGGACACGACATAAGGGCACTTTACACGCCACTTGATGCACTAAATATCGCTAAGCAAAATCCAGACAAAAAGGTTATATTTTTTGCCATTGGCTTTGAGACAACGACGCCGATGAGCGCAAATTTGGTTGAAAAAGTGGTGCAAGAGGGCATTAAAAATTTATACTTTCATATAAATCACGTGACCGTCCCAGCGCCAGTTAGAGCTATAATGAGCGATGAAAACGTAAGGATAGACGCATTTTTGGGACCAAGTCACGTGAGCGTCATCACGGGCAGTAAAATTTACAAAGAATTAGCGAGTGAATTTAAAAGGCCCATCGCCATTAGCGGTTTTGAGCCGCTTGACATCATGGCAAGTGTGCTAAATTTAGTCCGTCAGCAAAACGCAGGCACCTATGAAGTCTATAACGAGTACGCAAGAGCGGTCAAAGAAGAGGGCAACGTCAAGGCAAAAGAGCTCATAGCTAAGTACTTTGAGCCGTGCGACTTTGTCTGGAGAGGCCTTGGCGAGATAGCGCAAAGCGGCATGAAGCTAAAAGATGAGTTTGCCTATCTTGACGCTAGAGTGCAGTTTGACTGCAGTGTAGAGAGCGCTGGCGAGAGCAAGGCTTGCATTTGTGGGCAAATTTTAAGGGGGCTGGCAAAACCGACTGATTGTAAGGTCTTTGGCAAGGTCTGTAACCCACAAAATCCGATAGGATCGTGCATGGTATCAAGCGAGGGCGCTTGTGCGGCATATTTTAAATACGCAAGAGTTGGTTAA
- a CDS encoding HypC/HybG/HupF family hydrogenase formation chaperone, which translates to MCLSIPSKVIEIDENNVATVETLGVTRKVSLDLISEEVKVGEYVLIHVGYAMQKIDTQFALESLEVYQKIAEDMDAGKI; encoded by the coding sequence ATGTGCCTCTCGATCCCTTCAAAAGTAATAGAAATAGACGAAAACAACGTCGCTACCGTCGAGACTCTGGGCGTTACTAGAAAGGTAAGCCTAGATCTCATATCTGAAGAGGTAAAAGTTGGCGAATACGTGCTAATCCACGTTGGATACGCCATGCAAAAGATCGACACGCAGTTTGCGCTTGAGAGCTTGGAGGTCTATCAAAAGATCGCTGAGGATATGGACGCGGGGAAAATTTGA
- the hypB gene encoding hydrogenase nickel incorporation protein HypB — protein sequence MCKDCGCSMGNHAHTHTHADGTTHSHPHTHDGHTDHAHDAHEHSHEAHAHPVLNESKTIDVIEKILSENDKEAAHNRAHLDEKKILCVNLMSSPGAGKTTLLEATIKASKFKIGVVEGDLETNQDADRIVKAGAKAHQISTGQTCHLDAFMVHEGLHHLPLNELDLVFIENVGNLVCPASYDVGSHFNAVLLSVPEGDDKVSKYPVMFRAADVLLITKASLAPHFDFDIERVKNDARKLNPKVDIFVVDSKTGEGIDKWISYLEFKKELR from the coding sequence ATGTGTAAAGACTGCGGTTGTTCAATGGGTAATCACGCCCACACTCACACTCACGCTGATGGTACCACTCACTCACACCCACACACTCACGATGGGCATACAGATCACGCTCATGACGCACACGAGCATAGCCACGAGGCTCATGCACACCCTGTGCTAAACGAGAGCAAAACCATAGACGTGATAGAGAAAATTCTCTCTGAAAACGACAAAGAGGCCGCTCATAACAGAGCGCATCTTGATGAGAAAAAGATACTTTGTGTAAATTTGATGAGTAGCCCAGGCGCTGGCAAAACTACGCTTTTAGAGGCTACGATAAAGGCTAGTAAATTTAAAATAGGCGTTGTCGAGGGTGATTTAGAAACAAATCAAGATGCCGACCGCATAGTAAAAGCTGGCGCAAAAGCTCATCAGATAAGCACAGGCCAGACCTGCCACTTGGACGCTTTTATGGTGCATGAGGGGCTTCATCATCTGCCACTAAACGAGCTTGATCTAGTCTTTATAGAAAATGTTGGAAATTTAGTCTGTCCTGCAAGCTACGACGTTGGCTCGCACTTTAACGCTGTGCTTCTTTCAGTGCCAGAGGGCGATGATAAGGTTAGCAAATATCCAGTGATGTTTAGGGCTGCTGACGTGCTTTTGATCACTAAAGCTTCGCTCGCACCGCACTTCGACTTTGATATCGAGAGAGTGAAAAACGACGCTAGAAAACTAAATCCAAAGGTCGATATCTTTGTAGTAGATAGCAAAACAGGCGAGGGCATCGATAAATGGATAAGTTATTTGGAATTTAAAAAAGAGCTAAGATAA
- a CDS encoding GDYXXLXY domain-containing protein, producing the protein MKIRSLILAIIFQILLIIAMLAYALMPLYLGKEVKVRVNLYDPRDLFRGNYVSLSYDFSDFSNLQQSKFDEKTGVEIYIYDRNISKNDEIYAILKQDANATYAFDKFSFTKPKDVLFLAGKFDGYLFVKYGIEEFYMPTKKAKQTEREMMDQDVDTVAVLMVMDDGRARLKDLIITPNGKKRSNDENFDENGYTDDNESFEEPVRLQDQR; encoded by the coding sequence ATGAAGATAAGATCACTAATACTAGCTATAATCTTTCAAATTTTACTAATAATTGCGATGCTTGCATACGCGCTCATGCCACTTTACCTTGGAAAAGAGGTAAAAGTGAGGGTAAATCTCTACGATCCAAGGGATCTCTTTCGCGGAAACTACGTGAGCTTGAGCTATGATTTTTCAGATTTTTCAAATCTGCAGCAGTCTAAATTTGATGAAAAAACTGGCGTTGAGATATATATATATGATAGAAATATCTCAAAAAATGATGAAATTTACGCCATTTTAAAGCAAGATGCTAATGCCACTTACGCTTTTGATAAATTTAGCTTTACTAAGCCAAAAGACGTTCTTTTCTTAGCTGGCAAATTTGATGGATATTTATTTGTAAAATATGGCATCGAAGAGTTTTACATGCCAACTAAAAAGGCAAAGCAAACTGAGCGAGAGATGATGGATCAAGATGTGGATACTGTTGCTGTTTTGATGGTGATGGATGATGGTAGGGCAAGGCTAAAAGATCTCATCATCACGCCAAATGGTAAAAAAAGAAGCAATGATGAAAATTTTGACGAAAATGGCTACACAGATGATAACGAGAGCTTTGAAGAGCCAGTTCGCTTGCAAGATCAAAGGTAA
- a CDS encoding DUF2157 domain-containing protein, with amino-acid sequence MNFYNRNFLAKELDRWQKEDVVDKATALKIANLYDIDINAHSEKTSFILKLVAYLFFALAFFTLVGAYWEEIPRMGRLVIIFGVLALLNFGGVYYLKKDKDKLGTATLFLGNFCYGAAIALIAQIYNISDEPSGGVLLWSIGAMALSFASKKGLLVAQSLVFATIWFVLKGTGGEFAYEFIVFIVLGAYTLYKSDSIFLAIVLLADIFFYIVSLCARISGFNEFYGYDLMFRAPMAATLSLSYALLLVALFSTLAGFRDRLAHLVKGFGKYLGIVILIVCLIAYANGDIYELEEDKFWFAKAFFYSSFGKVFAVFGIASIALFFKEKNKSGLLLGLILFALPFVFSLGMGYANIFFSLANIIVAAVLIKNGELTFGLCMIFLVAVVRYFELIGDYLGATALFIIFAFVVLAVAAKKGRTK; translated from the coding sequence ATGAATTTTTACAATAGAAATTTTCTAGCCAAAGAGCTAGATCGCTGGCAAAAAGAGGATGTGGTCGATAAGGCCACCGCTTTAAAGATAGCAAATTTATATGATATAGATATAAACGCTCATAGCGAAAAGACTAGCTTTATCTTAAAGTTGGTTGCTTATCTCTTTTTCGCGCTGGCATTTTTTACCCTTGTTGGAGCTTACTGGGAGGAGATACCAAGGATGGGACGCCTTGTCATCATCTTTGGAGTGCTTGCTCTTTTAAATTTTGGCGGAGTTTATTATCTTAAAAAAGACAAAGATAAGCTTGGCACAGCCACGCTCTTTTTGGGAAATTTCTGCTACGGAGCTGCCATAGCGCTTATCGCTCAAATTTATAATATTAGCGACGAGCCAAGTGGCGGAGTTTTGCTCTGGAGCATTGGAGCTATGGCTCTCTCTTTTGCTAGCAAAAAGGGTCTGCTAGTGGCTCAAAGCCTTGTTTTTGCGACGATCTGGTTTGTTTTAAAGGGCACGGGCGGCGAGTTTGCTTATGAATTTATCGTCTTTATAGTCCTTGGCGCCTACACGCTTTATAAAAGTGACTCTATTTTTCTTGCGATTGTGCTTCTAGCGGATATATTTTTCTACATCGTTTCGCTTTGCGCTAGGATCAGCGGGTTTAATGAATTTTATGGCTATGATCTTATGTTTAGAGCGCCGATGGCTGCTACTTTGTCGCTCTCATACGCGCTTTTACTTGTCGCGCTCTTTAGCACGTTAGCTGGCTTTAGAGATAGGCTGGCGCACCTTGTAAAAGGCTTTGGCAAGTATCTTGGCATCGTTATCTTGATCGTTTGCCTGATAGCTTATGCAAATGGCGATATCTACGAGCTAGAAGAAGATAAATTTTGGTTTGCAAAAGCATTTTTTTATAGCAGTTTTGGCAAGGTTTTTGCCGTATTTGGCATCGCTAGCATTGCGCTATTTTTCAAAGAAAAAAACAAAAGCGGCCTGCTTCTTGGCTTGATACTCTTTGCGTTGCCATTTGTCTTTAGCTTGGGCATGGGATATGCAAATATCTTCTTCTCGCTAGCAAACATCATCGTTGCAGCCGTGCTTATCAAAAATGGCGAGCTAACGTTTGGACTATGCATGATATTCTTAGTTGCTGTGGTTAGATACTTTGAGCTAATAGGCGATTATTTAGGGGCTACGGCGCTATTTATCATCTTTGCCTTCGTCGTGCTCGCAGTTGCTGCTAAAAAAGGACGTACAAAATGA
- the nikR gene encoding nickel-responsive transcriptional regulator NikR, with amino-acid sequence MDSVIRFSVSLPSQLLDELDRKVSEQGYASRSEFTRDLIREKIVSDSWKDANEELIGVLTLIYVHHHNDLVNKKMDIEHDSDVKIICTNHVHVDHHNCLETISIRGEASKIERFADRIAGLKGVKFSKLTKAAVPKF; translated from the coding sequence ATGGATAGTGTTATACGTTTTAGTGTTTCTTTGCCTAGTCAATTACTAGACGAACTAGATAGAAAAGTTAGCGAACAAGGCTACGCTTCTAGGAGTGAATTTACAAGGGATTTGATCCGTGAAAAGATCGTAAGCGACAGCTGGAAGGACGCTAACGAGGAGTTGATTGGGGTTTTGACGCTCATTTATGTGCATCATCACAACGATTTGGTGAATAAAAAAATGGATATCGAGCATGACTCTGATGTGAAGATCATCTGCACAAATCACGTTCATGTCGATCACCACAACTGCTTAGAAACGATCTCGATAAGAGGTGAGGCTAGCAAGATAGAGCGCTTTGCTGACAGGATTGCTGGCTTAAAGGGTGTTAAGTTTTCTAAACTTACAAAGGCCGCTGTGCCTAAATTTTAA
- the hypF gene encoding carbamoyltransferase HypF, protein MRSSFRYEIKGLVQGVGFRPFVYTLADKFKLIGEIYNDDEGVKLNFSGEEASFLAFEKELYEKLPALARIDELHKFKIDKIYKKLEIVASKSATKQAPILPDYALCDDCLREFYDPTNPRYKYPFINCTNCGPRFSIIKALPYDRVNTTMNEFKMCEFCESEYKDPLNRRYHAEPISCPNCGPKLYLKDKFGKVLASENEAAKEAARLINEGKILAIKGLGGFHLVCDATNEAAVCELRARKHRPSKPFALMSKNLQNARKIAQISDAEAKLLSSNLKPIVLLEAKNGSNIAKSVAPNLNKLGVMLAFSGIHLLLFDYLEHDIIATSANISGEVVIKDESELREKLGDVIDFYLDHDREIYSPSDDSIAFCVGDEVIFTRTSRGLNPNFIHTNFKQKGTFLALGAELKSSFCIYKDGLLIVSPYIGDLKNVATFDRFKDIFTLFETTYDLKIDKVIADLHPNFLNTKWAKDQGFELVHLQHHYAHLLSVVFENDLPDKEYLGFCFDGTGYGKDGKIWGGEVFRLDKKSYERVYHFDEFSLFGGENSIKNIYLIAYSIILKYELEDEGRKFLVNFDEKVLRNFKMMEQKGLNLVKTSSVGRIFDAFGAIICGISHSSFEGESGMRLEALYDKNLDVCYKFSLNDGVIGFKEAFKSALKDEPRVAATAFINGMADIIFEISKNEKKEILLSGGVFQNKTLLELIYKKFTEANLKFYINKKFCSNDSNVNLGQIYYYLSTFSNK, encoded by the coding sequence TTGAGATCAAGCTTTAGATATGAGATCAAAGGCTTAGTTCAAGGCGTTGGTTTTAGACCTTTTGTCTATACTTTGGCGGACAAATTTAAGCTTATTGGCGAAATTTACAACGATGATGAGGGCGTGAAGCTAAATTTTAGCGGCGAAGAGGCCAGCTTTTTGGCTTTTGAAAAAGAGCTTTATGAGAAACTACCAGCCCTTGCTAGGATCGATGAACTGCATAAATTTAAGATAGATAAAATTTATAAAAAACTTGAGATCGTAGCCTCAAAGTCGGCTACCAAGCAAGCGCCCATTTTGCCTGATTACGCACTTTGCGATGACTGCTTGCGCGAGTTTTATGACCCTACAAATCCACGCTACAAATACCCATTTATAAACTGCACCAACTGCGGACCGAGATTTTCTATCATCAAAGCATTGCCTTACGACAGGGTAAATACGACGATGAATGAGTTTAAGATGTGCGAGTTTTGTGAGAGCGAGTATAAAGACCCGCTTAACCGCCGCTACCATGCAGAGCCGATCTCTTGCCCAAACTGCGGGCCAAAGCTATATCTAAAAGATAAATTTGGCAAAGTCTTAGCTAGCGAGAACGAAGCAGCCAAAGAGGCGGCTAGGCTCATAAACGAGGGTAAAATTTTAGCCATTAAAGGGCTTGGTGGCTTTCATCTGGTTTGTGACGCGACAAATGAAGCCGCAGTTTGCGAGCTAAGAGCTAGAAAACACCGCCCAAGCAAGCCCTTTGCGCTGATGAGTAAAAATTTGCAAAACGCTAGAAAAATAGCGCAAATTTCAGACGCAGAGGCGAAGCTTCTTAGCTCAAATTTAAAGCCTATCGTCCTGCTTGAAGCAAAAAACGGCTCAAATATCGCAAAAAGCGTCGCGCCAAATTTAAATAAGCTTGGCGTCATGCTCGCATTTAGTGGCATACATCTTTTACTATTTGATTATTTAGAGCACGACATCATCGCAACTAGCGCAAACATCTCAGGCGAGGTTGTGATAAAAGATGAGAGCGAGCTAAGAGAAAAACTAGGTGATGTCATAGACTTTTACCTTGATCACGACCGCGAAATTTACTCGCCAAGTGATGATAGTATCGCGTTTTGCGTTGGCGATGAAGTGATTTTTACAAGGACAAGCCGTGGGCTAAATCCAAATTTCATCCATACAAATTTCAAGCAAAAAGGGACATTTTTAGCCCTTGGAGCGGAGCTAAAAAGCTCATTTTGCATCTACAAAGACGGGCTTTTGATAGTTAGTCCATATATCGGCGATCTAAAAAATGTGGCGACTTTTGATAGGTTTAAGGATATTTTCACCCTTTTTGAAACGACTTATGATCTAAAAATAGATAAGGTCATAGCCGATTTGCATCCAAATTTTTTAAATACAAAATGGGCGAAGGATCAGGGCTTTGAGCTAGTTCATTTGCAGCATCACTACGCGCACTTGCTAAGTGTTGTCTTTGAAAATGATTTGCCAGACAAAGAGTATCTTGGCTTTTGTTTTGACGGCACTGGATACGGGAAGGACGGCAAAATTTGGGGTGGCGAGGTCTTTAGGCTGGATAAAAAGAGTTACGAGAGAGTTTATCACTTTGATGAATTTAGCTTATTTGGCGGCGAAAATAGCATAAAAAATATCTATCTCATCGCTTATTCTATTATTTTGAAGTATGAGCTTGAGGACGAAGGGCGTAAATTTTTAGTAAATTTTGATGAAAAGGTGCTTCGAAATTTCAAGATGATGGAGCAAAAGGGGCTAAATTTAGTAAAAACTAGCTCGGTTGGTAGGATATTTGACGCATTTGGTGCGATAATATGTGGCATTTCTCACTCGAGTTTTGAGGGCGAGAGTGGTATGAGGCTTGAGGCGCTTTATGATAAAAATTTAGATGTGTGTTACAAATTTAGCCTAAATGACGGAGTTATCGGCTTTAAAGAGGCCTTTAAAAGTGCTTTAAAAGATGAGCCAAGAGTGGCTGCAACGGCATTTATAAATGGCATGGCTGATATTATTTTTGAAATTTCTAAAAATGAGAAAAAAGAGATTTTGCTAAGCGGTGGAGTTTTTCAAAATAAGACTTTGCTTGAGCTTATTTACAAAAAATTTACTGAAGCAAATTTGAAATTTTATATCAATAAAAAATTCTGCAGTAACGATTCTAACGTAAATTTAGGGCAAATTTATTATTATTTATCCACATTTTCTAATAAGTGA
- a CDS encoding HyaD/HybD family hydrogenase maturation endopeptidase has translation MRVLVLGIGNVMFADEGIGVHFVNLMAKNYKFTSSKNELILMDGGTLALALTHIISEFDYLIVVDCISANGASVGDVYFFDFLNVPNFISWDGSAHEIEMLQTLHLMELAGDRPTTKILGIVPSRIESSNFSLSDEVIKASNILEKTLLDHLKELDFKCEKVANFTLNDTLDDYAKKGLK, from the coding sequence ATGAGAGTGCTTGTTCTTGGCATTGGCAACGTGATGTTTGCTGATGAGGGCATAGGTGTTCATTTTGTAAATTTGATGGCTAAAAACTATAAATTTACAAGCTCTAAAAACGAGCTTATTCTAATGGACGGGGGCACTTTAGCCCTCGCTCTAACTCACATTATAAGCGAATTTGACTATCTTATTGTCGTTGATTGCATTAGCGCAAATGGCGCAAGCGTGGGCGATGTTTATTTTTTTGATTTTCTAAACGTGCCAAATTTTATCAGCTGGGACGGCTCGGCTCACGAGATCGAGATGCTTCAAACCCTTCATCTAATGGAGCTTGCAGGCGATAGACCGACAACCAAAATCTTAGGCATCGTGCCTAGCCGCATAGAGTCATCAAATTTTAGCCTCTCAGATGAAGTGATAAAAGCTTCTAACATCCTAGAAAAAACGCTACTTGATCACTTAAAAGAGCTTGATTTTAAGTGCGAAAAGGTGGCAAATTTCACCTTAAATGACACCCTCGATGACTACGCCAAAAAAGGTTTAAAATGA
- the cybH gene encoding Ni/Fe-hydrogenase, b-type cytochrome subunit — protein sequence MSHKNPDRISEYEFSIGVRLTHWIRFVAITLLVVSGYYISYVFMSPEITSEPTNFMQAKWRLAHQVAGFVLIAAFIFKFYLFVFDKHSKKEWMSVLDFLSPKVWIAQIKYYIFMGPHPHLRGVYNPLQFASYFFFYVILALICLTGLVLYAHVYHEGLGGAIYEPARYFEELMGGLANVRTIHRICMWIIMIFVPIHVYMAIFNAVKGKNGAMDAIISGYKFVKEH from the coding sequence ATGTCACATAAAAATCCTGACAGGATCAGCGAATATGAATTCTCCATCGGCGTTAGGCTGACACACTGGATTAGATTTGTAGCTATCACGCTTTTGGTTGTGAGCGGCTACTACATCTCTTATGTCTTTATGAGCCCAGAGATCACGAGCGAGCCTACAAATTTCATGCAAGCAAAGTGGCGTTTGGCGCACCAGGTCGCTGGCTTTGTGCTAATAGCGGCGTTTATCTTTAAATTTTATCTATTTGTCTTTGATAAACACAGCAAAAAAGAGTGGATGAGTGTGCTTGACTTTTTAAGTCCAAAAGTTTGGATAGCGCAGATAAAGTACTACATCTTTATGGGGCCGCACCCGCATTTAAGGGGCGTTTATAACCCATTGCAGTTTGCCTCATACTTTTTCTTTTACGTCATCTTGGCGCTCATTTGCCTAACTGGTCTAGTGCTTTACGCTCACGTTTATCACGAGGGACTTGGCGGAGCGATCTACGAGCCAGCAAGATACTTTGAAGAGCTTATGGGCGGACTAGCAAATGTTAGAACGATACATAGAATTTGCATGTGGATTATCATGATATTTGTGCCAATTCACGTTTATATGGCGATATTTAACGCCGTTAAAGGCAAAAATGGAGCGATGGACGCCATCATTAGTGGCTATAAATTTGTAAAAGAACACTGA